The nucleotide sequence agactgtgtatgtatgtgtgagaGAGAATATATTAAACTATTGCTGTAGCCCACTGTGGATCCAGTGTGTTTGGCTGACACGAGTTTTGTATTTAATTATATATCAGTCAAAATTTCAGTCTCTCCTTCACTTTGGATTAAGATTTGGAATATGTGACTGGAATGAAAGTCATTAGAGTTCTAGACTTAAAATTTGGGATTAGACCACCCAAAATTAGGGTTTCATATCACACTTCTAACTGGACATTCTATTCTATTCTCTTGAACACAAGACAAGTAATCTTTAAACCAGCTGTTTAGGTAAACGTTAAGCACTACTTCctttatttttaagttattaagTTATTTCGATTCGAGAAAATCTAGCAATCATACACATAACGGAACCAATGGAGTGGTGGTCCATTGGtaaaggcaaagcctttaaaaaCACCTAGGTTGAGAAGGGAAatgtcttgggttcaagtcctaCAGACGATAGTGGATTAAAAAAATTAGACGTTAAAAAAAATACACAGAACGGAAACAAGGGCTTGATTCATGATTTTCTTAAATCACACTCgtctttttgttttgttttttttacttacAAGGATTTCACTCTACCACCCATTTTATTTCGTTAGGCACATGTCACCATCTGTTTTGATGGTTCCTTGATTTCATGTGTTGTTTATACGTTTATTAGATTATGGGGTATGGTTTTCACTTTCTCCTCTTCTCTCAGGTTCACTTCAGCGTCACGTCATCTTCCCCTTCCATCTCACCATCTACCCCAACTATAGGGTGTGGTTCCCCTTCCTCCTtccatttttatatatttttttaatttaatttataaatAACTTCTTAttaggtttttttattaaaataaaaataactaaacataattttaaattaaattaaacttTAAAACATTAACATATATAACTAAAAACAAATTCAAGGGGtctttataaaaataaaaccaaatttAAGGGGTTggaaagttaaaaaaacaaacttAGGGGTAAAACTTGCAACACACAAAAAAATATCCTTCTTCCTCTTTAGGCTGGAGGGTATGGGGCGCCACCCTTGCCATCTCAGCCTCCATGGCGCCTGGATAGTGGCGCCATCCCACACCATGGGTTTTACGGTGGGGCGCTATAGGGTGCTTGCCAACATGTTAACGTTTTGAAATTGGGACGATCGAGGTAGTTGGTCAACATATCCGTTGCCAAtgttcatttaaaaaaaaaaaatttattcaaatataaatacaacCTATTACAACTAAAACACACACCAATCATAACTAAAAAATGCCATCCGATTCTTCGAGCTCTTCATCCGACGGTGTTCTTAACGATATGGTTATCGCAATTACACAGGAGGCGATTAATTATTTGCGAGAAGAAGCCAAATCCTCTACATCACGTACCAGACAACCGGCTCTTGAACGAGATCGGTTAGGTGCTCATGAACGTCTAGTGCAagattatttttgtgaaaatccgtTGTACGATGATATTCAGTTTAAGCGTAGGTTTCGTATGAGTTGTCGTCTTTTCATTAAAATTTCTAAAGATCTTGCGGGCGAATTCCCTTTTTTCACGCAAAGAGAAAGTGCTAGTCACAAAATTGGTTTCTCTGGAATACAAAAGTGTACAACAGCAATTAGGCAACTAGCGTACGGCACAGCGAGTGATGCGTGGGATGAATATTTAAGGATGTCGTTAAGAATGTGTCGTGATTCTCTGATTCTCTTGAAAATTTCTGTGAAGGTAATTTTTATTCTTTATtcttattgttattgttattattttttaaatttgcaatgttattattttttaaatttccattgttattatttttaatttacattgttattattttttaaatttccaatgttattatttttaatttacaTTGTTATTATTTTATTAGGTGTTATCTCTCTGTACGGGAGACGATATTTGAGTGGACGACGTTGGTAAAAACTCTTTCGTGCCCAGGTGACGAAAAAAGATTGTATTTCAAGAAAAAACAAGAGTCAGCAAAAAAAGATATCGAGCGGGATTTCGGTGTGTTAAAAAAAATGGTCTATCATCGCCCAGCCGTCGAGGATACTTGAAAAAAGTAAAATGAGAAACATCATGTATACGTGCATCATTTTGCATAACATGATATTGGAGGACTCGGGTAGAGCGTTTTGTGGAGAAAGTTATAATGAAAGTAACCAACCGACGAACCCAATACTAACATACGCTGAAAAAGAAGCTATCTGATCGAATGTACGTGACAGGAACACACACCATAACCTTCGAGCTGATCTGACCGAGCACCTATGGTTTTATCGTGAACAAGGAGGAGACGATGAAGACGACGAGTgactttgtattttttttattttaattatgacattgtatgtttttttatttaaattatggcATTTTATTTATATTGTTTCAATTAtggcattttatttttattatttaaattatgagTTATAAATTaatagggaaattggcctgtaataatctcacctataccttattggccattaataatcccacctcataATATTCCCCCCACCAATCCCgcttttcacctatttttcctacaatggtccctcgttaaaaaaacttaacagagttaatcTTTCTTCCAAATtataaacagattttttagggcttttgatcagaacgatgatacgggtccattgatgtaaaacttacttcgaaatggtgctccaagtgacttgattttagttaattggaaatttaaacacctgaattgaagcgtcgttttcattgtttggagcaccgtttcgaggcaagtttaaaatcaatggactcgtatcgccGTGCTAATCAAAAGCCTTAAGacatctgtttgtaatttggaaaaaaagcttaactccgttaagtttttttaacgggggaccattgtaggaaaaataggtgaaaggtgggactggtggggggaatattctgatgtgggattattaatggccaataaggtttaggtgggatta is from Helianthus annuus cultivar XRQ/B chromosome 9, HanXRQr2.0-SUNRISE, whole genome shotgun sequence and encodes:
- the LOC110875909 gene encoding uncharacterized protein LOC110875909; the protein is MPSDSSSSSSDGVLNDMVIAITQEAINYLREEAKSSTSRTRQPALERDRLGAHERLVQDYFCENPLYDDIQFKRRFRMSCRLFIKISKDLAGEFPFFTQRESASHKIGFSGIQKCTTAIRQLAYGTASDAWDEYLRMSLRMCRDSLILLKISVKVLSLCTGDDI